The Bacteroidota bacterium genome has a segment encoding these proteins:
- a CDS encoding clan AA aspartic protease: MGMVYANIKLTNPRNAELQPMEVSALVDTGAYWLCIPEHVQLQLELTELEKREVTLADGKKQIVPYVGPVQINFENRMCFTGALVLGNTVLLGAIPMEDMDVLVHPLKQKLIVNPESPNIAAGLVM, encoded by the coding sequence ATGGGAATGGTTTATGCCAATATCAAGCTCACAAATCCGCGCAATGCGGAACTCCAGCCTATGGAGGTAAGTGCGCTTGTGGATACCGGAGCATACTGGCTTTGCATTCCTGAACATGTGCAGTTGCAGCTTGAACTGACGGAGTTGGAAAAGCGCGAAGTAACACTGGCCGATGGCAAGAAACAGATTGTTCCCTACGTAGGACCGGTGCAGATCAATTTCGAAAACCGGATGTGCTTTACCGGCGCACTGGTGCTTGGAAATACGGTTCTGCTTGGTGCAATTCCAATGGAGGATATGGATGTACTTGTACATCCGCTGAAACAAAAATTAATAGTCAATCCCGAGAGCCCGAATATTGCGGCGGGTCTCGTTATGTAA
- a CDS encoding (2Fe-2S)-binding protein: protein MPKVTIDGHEIEVPKGTTILQAARMIGPEVAPPAMCYYTKLKTSGGYCRTCIVKVTKGSAQNPNPMPKPVASCRTEVMDGMEVVNFTSPDVLEARKGVVEFLLINHPLDCPVCDQAGECHLQDLGYEHGAAKTRYDFERRTFEKIDIGDKIQLHMTRCILCYRCVKTADQVTDGRVHGVINRGDVAEISTYIENAIDNDFSGNVIDVCPVGALTDKTFRFKSRVWFTKPVDAHRNCTTDKCSGKVRLWFKGSEVLRVTARKDQWGEVEDWICNTCRFDKKQLSDWTIEGPSKIDRHSVISQGHYELAKLKLDTGKKLKELHGGK from the coding sequence ATGCCTAAAGTAACCATAGACGGACACGAGATCGAAGTACCGAAAGGCACTACGATTTTGCAGGCAGCACGGATGATCGGACCCGAAGTGGCTCCGCCCGCCATGTGCTACTACACCAAGCTGAAAACCAGCGGCGGCTATTGCCGTACCTGCATTGTGAAAGTAACCAAAGGCTCGGCCCAGAACCCGAATCCCATGCCCAAACCGGTGGCCTCGTGCCGCACCGAAGTTATGGACGGCATGGAAGTGGTAAACTTCACCTCGCCCGATGTACTCGAAGCCCGCAAAGGCGTGGTGGAATTTCTGCTCATTAACCACCCGCTCGATTGCCCCGTGTGCGACCAGGCCGGCGAATGCCACCTGCAGGATCTCGGCTACGAGCATGGTGCGGCAAAAACGCGCTACGACTTTGAGCGCCGCACGTTTGAGAAAATCGACATCGGCGACAAGATCCAGCTGCACATGACGCGCTGCATTCTCTGCTACCGCTGCGTGAAAACAGCCGATCAGGTTACCGATGGCCGCGTGCACGGCGTAATTAACCGCGGCGATGTGGCCGAAATCAGCACCTACATTGAGAATGCAATCGACAACGATTTCTCCGGCAACGTTATTGACGTGTGCCCGGTGGGGGCGCTTACCGATAAAACATTCCGCTTCAAGAGCCGCGTATGGTTTACCAAACCGGTTGATGCACACCGCAACTGCACCACCGACAAGTGCAGCGGCAAAGTGCGCCTCTGGTTCAAAGGCAGCGAAGTACTGCGCGTAACTGCACGCAAAGACCAGTGGGGCGAAGTGGAAGACTGGATCTGCAATACCTGCCGTTTCGATAAAAAACAGCTCAGCGACTGGACCATTGAAGGCCCGAGCAAAATCGACCGCCACTCGGTAATTTCGCAGGGGCATTATGAACTGGCCAAACTGAAATTAGACACCGGCAAAAAGCTTAAGGAGCTTCACGGAGGTAAATAA
- a CDS encoding NAD(P)H-dependent oxidoreductase subunit E, translating to MSTENPQFSPETLALVHKIIVRYPEGRQKSALLPLLHLAQMEFDGWLSVPAMDYVAGLLNIKPIEVYEVASFYTMFNLKPVGKCLIEVCRTGPCWLLGAEDIVRHIEKRLGIKDGETTPDGMFTLKTVECLAACGTAPVIQIGETYYENQTCESVDAVLSDLRSKGERKTHFDKKHINA from the coding sequence ATGAGTACAGAAAATCCTCAATTCTCGCCCGAAACGCTGGCACTGGTGCACAAAATCATTGTGCGTTATCCCGAAGGCCGCCAGAAATCGGCATTGCTGCCGTTGCTGCACCTGGCACAGATGGAATTCGACGGCTGGCTGAGCGTGCCCGCAATGGATTACGTAGCCGGCCTGCTCAATATTAAACCCATTGAGGTTTACGAGGTAGCTTCGTTTTACACGATGTTCAACCTCAAACCGGTGGGCAAATGCCTCATCGAGGTGTGCCGCACCGGTCCGTGCTGGCTGCTGGGCGCCGAAGACATTGTGCGTCACATCGAGAAACGTCTCGGTATCAAAGACGGCGAAACCACGCCCGACGGCATGTTTACACTGAAAACCGTAGAATGCCTCGCCGCCTGCGGAACCGCACCTGTAATTCAGATCGGCGAAACCTACTACGAAAATCAAACCTGCGAATCGGTTGACGCCGTGCTGAGCGATCTTCGAAGCAAAGGCGAACGCAAAACGCATTTCGATAAAAAACACATCAACGCATAA
- the nuoL gene encoding NADH-quinone oxidoreductase subunit L, with amino-acid sequence MIQLAWLIPLLPLIGFAIIGLGGKKLSKGLISIIGCGTVLAAFGLSLGIFLELHGQSHTVKMFDWINTGNLKVDFSFLVDPLSGLFLLIITGIGFLIHVYSVGYMHDDDGFHRFFAYLNLFVFFMLLLVLGSNYLIMFVGWEGVGLCSYLLIGFWFKNTDYNNAAKKAFIINRVGDLGFLLGILLIYVLFESVSFATIGTMSGNAEYRQYADVIGILLFIGACGKSAQIPLYTWLPDAMAGPTPVSALIHAATMVTAGIYMIARSSFIFDYAHLTNEVIATVGVITALFAATIGIFQNDIKKVLAYSTVSQLGLMFLGLGVGATTGAVFHVTTHAFFKALLFLGAGSVIHAMSGEQDIRKMGGLRKHLPVTHLTFLLGTIAISGIPPFSGFFSKDEILAGAFEEHKLHWVLGLVASMMTAFYMFRLYFLTFSGKFRGTEAQHHHLHESPKSMTIPLIVLAILSVVGGFIGIPGSHLLDHFLNPGSTGHHVDWAHEIMLMGLATVLALVSILAAYTVYVKRNTLPAAKEEDMSRIQRIIYHKYYVDEFYDAIIRKPLDFISSITYRFIELPVIDGLVNGVGSGVKWLGSTVRLLQSGYVGFYIFAMTLAALAMVYFTLIN; translated from the coding sequence ATGATTCAACTTGCCTGGCTGATTCCGTTATTGCCGCTGATCGGATTTGCGATCATTGGCCTGGGCGGAAAAAAACTCTCCAAAGGGCTTATCAGCATAATCGGCTGCGGCACTGTGCTCGCCGCTTTCGGGCTTTCGCTCGGTATCTTCCTCGAACTGCACGGACAGTCGCACACAGTTAAAATGTTCGACTGGATCAACACCGGAAACCTCAAGGTGGATTTCTCCTTCCTTGTGGATCCGCTTTCGGGCCTGTTCCTGCTGATCATTACCGGTATCGGATTTCTGATCCATGTGTATTCGGTAGGTTATATGCACGATGATGACGGTTTCCACCGTTTCTTCGCCTACCTCAACCTGTTTGTGTTTTTTATGCTGCTGCTGGTGCTTGGCAGCAACTACCTCATCATGTTTGTGGGCTGGGAGGGTGTAGGACTTTGTTCGTACCTGCTCATCGGCTTCTGGTTCAAAAACACCGATTACAACAACGCGGCCAAAAAGGCCTTCATCATTAACCGCGTAGGCGACCTCGGTTTCCTGCTGGGCATTCTGCTCATTTATGTGCTGTTTGAAAGCGTGAGCTTTGCCACCATTGGCACCATGAGCGGCAATGCAGAATACCGTCAGTATGCCGATGTAATTGGCATTCTGCTTTTCATCGGTGCCTGCGGTAAAAGCGCGCAAATTCCGCTTTACACCTGGCTGCCCGATGCGATGGCGGGTCCCACACCGGTTTCGGCACTTATTCACGCCGCAACCATGGTTACCGCCGGTATTTACATGATTGCCCGCTCAAGCTTCATATTCGATTACGCGCACCTCACCAACGAAGTAATTGCCACCGTGGGCGTAATTACCGCGTTGTTTGCCGCCACCATCGGCATTTTCCAGAACGACATCAAAAAAGTGCTCGCCTACTCTACCGTGAGCCAGCTTGGCCTGATGTTTCTTGGCTTGGGTGTGGGCGCAACTACCGGTGCAGTGTTCCATGTAACCACGCACGCCTTCTTCAAGGCGCTGCTGTTCCTCGGCGCGGGCAGTGTAATTCACGCCATGAGCGGTGAGCAGGATATCCGTAAAATGGGCGGCCTGCGCAAGCACCTTCCCGTTACGCACCTCACCTTCCTGCTGGGCACTATTGCCATAAGCGGTATTCCGCCGTTCTCGGGCTTCTTCTCGAAAGACGAAATTCTGGCCGGCGCATTTGAAGAACACAAGCTGCACTGGGTGCTTGGCCTTGTGGCTTCAATGATGACCGCCTTTTATATGTTCCGTCTGTACTTCCTCACCTTCAGCGGAAAATTCCGAGGCACAGAAGCACAGCACCATCACCTGCACGAATCGCCCAAGAGCATGACCATTCCGCTTATCGTGCTGGCCATTCTCTCTGTGGTAGGTGGTTTCATCGGCATCCCCGGTTCTCACCTGCTTGATCATTTCCTGAACCCGGGCAGCACAGGCCATCATGTGGACTGGGCACACGAAATTATGCTTATGGGTCTGGCTACAGTACTTGCGCTGGTTTCCATTTTAGCGGCCTATACGGTTTATGTAAAACGCAACACCCTGCCGGCCGCAAAAGAAGAAGACATGAGCCGCATACAACGTATCATTTACCACAAATACTATGTGGATGAATTTTACGATGCCATTATCCGCAAACCGCTCGATTTCATTTCCTCCATCACTTACCGCTTTATAGAATTGCCGGTAATTGACGGACTTGTAAATGGCGTAGGAAGCGGTGTTAAATGGCTGGGCAGCACGGTACGTCTGCTTCAGAGCGGCTATGTAGGTTTCTACATTTTTGCCATGACCCTGGCCGCCCTCGCAATGGTTTATTTCACCCTCATTAACTGA
- a CDS encoding NADH-quinone oxidoreductase subunit J, translating into MTTTEILFFILTGIAFFSGAMVVMSRNPVYSVLYLITMFFAIAGHYILLNAQFLAVVHIIVYAGAIMVLFLFVIMMLNLNKETEPHNPPWVKIAAVVAGGMMMATLVGALKQASGPLTKTNYDTTIGTVERLGNVLFSDFLIPFELSSALFLAAMVGAVMLGKKNIH; encoded by the coding sequence ATGACAACCACGGAAATTCTGTTTTTCATCCTCACCGGCATCGCCTTTTTCAGCGGCGCTATGGTGGTGATGAGCCGTAACCCGGTTTACAGCGTGCTTTACCTCATCACCATGTTCTTTGCCATTGCAGGCCACTACATCCTGCTCAATGCACAGTTCCTGGCGGTGGTGCACATCATTGTTTACGCCGGAGCCATTATGGTACTCTTCCTTTTCGTAATTATGATGCTCAACCTGAACAAGGAAACCGAGCCGCACAATCCGCCCTGGGTAAAAATTGCCGCAGTTGTTGCCGGTGGCATGATGATGGCCACACTGGTGGGCGCACTCAAGCAGGCCAGCGGACCGCTTACAAAAACCAATTACGACACCACCATCGGAACCGTAGAACGCCTTGGCAATGTGCTGTTCTCCGATTTCCTCATTCCGTTCGAACTTTCATCGGCCCTGTTCCTTGCCGCTATGGTGGGCGCAGTAATGCTGGGTAAGAAAAACATTCACTAA
- the nuoH gene encoding NADH-quinone oxidoreductase subunit NuoH has product MTLSIVLVTFAGFWFPLIMAGLVFAVSLGVAAYSTYIERKFAAFLQDRLGPSRAGPWGILQPLADGVKMVMKEEIIPNVSNKFLFILGPAIAMLTALMTGAVIPWGPKVNIGGEWFSLQVADVNIGVLYLLGVVSIGVYGIMIGGWASNNKYALLGALRASSQMISYEIAMGVSVITLIMLTGTLQTSEIAAQQHGFWEDGWFTWNFFKNPLTFLIFFICALAETNRTPFDLPECETELVGGYHTEYSSMKLGFYLFAEYVNMFVSSAVMSLFFFGGYNFPFMDELKDHPNLVAAIGAGSMLVKTLFFVMVFMWIRWTIPRFRYDQLMNLGWKILIPLSLANLVATGITMWGTGKIG; this is encoded by the coding sequence ATGACACTCTCTATCGTATTGGTCACATTTGCCGGCTTCTGGTTTCCGCTCATTATGGCGGGGCTGGTGTTTGCCGTATCGCTGGGTGTGGCGGCTTACTCGACTTACATCGAGCGTAAGTTTGCCGCTTTTCTGCAAGACCGCCTCGGCCCCAGCCGCGCGGGTCCGTGGGGCATATTGCAGCCCCTGGCCGACGGCGTGAAAATGGTAATGAAAGAGGAAATCATTCCCAACGTTTCAAACAAGTTCCTCTTCATCCTTGGTCCGGCTATTGCCATGCTTACCGCGCTGATGACAGGCGCTGTAATTCCGTGGGGCCCGAAGGTGAACATCGGCGGCGAATGGTTTTCGCTGCAGGTGGCCGATGTGAACATTGGCGTGCTTTACCTGCTGGGCGTGGTTTCCATTGGTGTGTATGGCATTATGATTGGCGGCTGGGCCTCCAACAACAAATACGCGCTGCTGGGTGCGCTGCGCGCTTCGTCGCAAATGATCAGCTACGAAATTGCCATGGGTGTTTCTGTAATCACGCTGATCATGCTCACCGGCACGCTGCAAACTTCTGAAATTGCTGCCCAGCAGCACGGTTTCTGGGAAGATGGCTGGTTTACATGGAACTTCTTCAAGAACCCGCTTACCTTCCTCATCTTCTTCATTTGCGCACTGGCCGAAACCAACCGTACACCGTTTGACCTGCCCGAGTGCGAAACAGAACTTGTGGGTGGTTATCACACCGAATACAGCTCCATGAAGCTGGGCTTCTACCTGTTTGCAGAATACGTAAACATGTTTGTTTCCTCGGCAGTAATGTCGCTGTTCTTCTTTGGCGGGTACAATTTCCCGTTCATGGACGAACTCAAAGACCACCCCAACCTGGTTGCCGCTATTGGCGCAGGATCTATGCTGGTAAAAACGCTGTTCTTTGTAATGGTGTTTATGTGGATCCGCTGGACAATCCCGCGTTTCCGCTACGATCAGCTCATGAACCTCGGTTGGAAAATCTTGATACCTTTGTCGCTCGCAAACCTTGTGGCGACGGGCATTACGATGTGGGGAACCGGTAAAATTGGTTAA
- the nuoI gene encoding NADH-quinone oxidoreductase subunit NuoI → MQSLTNRSKVVVKKEMSFAEKLYLPAVAKGMMITMSHLFKKKVTINYPEVERPRAEVYRGQHVLKRDENGAERCTACGLCAVACPAEAITMEAAERKKGEEGLYREEKYAAVYEINMLRCIFCGLCEEACPKEAIFLTDRIVPTEFEREDFVYGKDKLVEPNEKNERVNIAPRQAQSTIDFKKNPEYAHNQLWDPNKKIGPKKGH, encoded by the coding sequence ATGCAGTCGCTGACCAATCGATCTAAAGTGGTAGTGAAGAAGGAAATGTCCTTCGCCGAGAAGTTGTATTTACCTGCGGTGGCCAAAGGGATGATGATCACGATGAGTCACCTTTTCAAGAAGAAGGTAACCATCAACTATCCCGAAGTGGAGCGCCCGCGTGCCGAAGTATATCGCGGCCAGCATGTGCTGAAGCGCGATGAGAACGGCGCCGAACGCTGCACCGCCTGCGGCCTTTGTGCAGTAGCCTGCCCGGCCGAAGCCATTACCATGGAAGCGGCCGAGCGCAAAAAAGGCGAAGAAGGCCTGTACCGCGAAGAGAAATATGCCGCAGTGTATGAAATCAATATGCTGCGCTGCATTTTCTGCGGCCTTTGCGAAGAAGCCTGCCCGAAAGAAGCCATCTTCCTCACCGACCGCATTGTGCCCACCGAGTTTGAGCGCGAAGATTTTGTGTACGGAAAAGATAAACTCGTAGAGCCAAACGAAAAAAACGAACGCGTAAACATCGCTCCGCGTCAGGCTCAGTCAACCATCGACTTCAAAAAGAATCCGGAATACGCCCACAACCAGCTCTGGGATCCGAATAAAAAAATCGGCCCCAAGAAAGGTCACTAA
- the nuoF gene encoding NADH-quinone oxidoreductase subunit NuoF translates to MGKQLLLEHINVPGLDRIDVYRANGGYKALEKALKMKPEEVVEEVKKSGLRGRGGAGFPTGMKWSFLAKPEGVPRHLVCNADESEPGTFKDRFLMQRNPHILVEGMILSSFALGANTSYIYIRGELLYVYHILEKAIAEAYAAGFLGKNIMGTGFDLDLYVQPGGGAYICGEETALIESLEGKRGNPRIKPPFPAVAGVWGRPTVVNNVETIAATVPIINMGGEEYAKIGIGKSTGTKLISACGHINKPGVYEIELGLPVEEFIYSEQYCGGIRNGKKLKAVVAGGSSVPILPANLILKTAKDEPRLMSYESLADGGFATGTMLGSGGFIVMDETASIVKNLWNFTRFYHHESCGQCSPCREGTGWMEKVLHRIVEGHGKKEDVDLLWDIQSKIDGKTICPLGDAASWPVASAIRHFRAEFEEYINNPSSIKDEKHYYNLRNEKAPVA, encoded by the coding sequence ATGGGCAAACAACTCCTGCTCGAACACATTAACGTTCCCGGCCTCGACCGGATCGACGTGTATCGTGCCAACGGCGGCTACAAGGCGCTGGAAAAAGCGCTGAAAATGAAACCCGAAGAGGTGGTGGAAGAAGTGAAGAAATCGGGGCTGCGCGGCCGTGGCGGCGCGGGCTTTCCCACCGGCATGAAGTGGAGCTTTCTGGCCAAGCCCGAAGGCGTTCCGCGTCATCTGGTGTGTAACGCCGACGAATCGGAGCCGGGTACATTCAAAGACCGTTTCCTGATGCAGCGCAATCCGCACATTCTCGTAGAAGGCATGATCCTTTCGAGCTTTGCGCTGGGTGCAAACACGTCGTACATCTACATCCGCGGCGAGCTGCTGTATGTGTATCACATTCTTGAGAAAGCGATCGCAGAAGCATATGCAGCCGGTTTTCTGGGTAAGAACATCATGGGTACGGGTTTTGATCTCGACCTGTATGTGCAGCCCGGCGGCGGCGCTTACATCTGCGGCGAAGAAACCGCGCTTATCGAATCGCTCGAAGGCAAACGCGGCAACCCGCGCATTAAACCTCCGTTCCCGGCCGTGGCCGGTGTGTGGGGCCGCCCCACCGTGGTAAACAACGTGGAAACCATTGCGGCCACCGTGCCCATCATTAACATGGGCGGCGAGGAATATGCAAAAATCGGTATCGGTAAAAGCACCGGAACCAAACTCATCTCGGCCTGCGGCCACATCAACAAGCCGGGTGTTTATGAAATCGAACTCGGCCTGCCGGTGGAGGAATTCATATATTCCGAACAGTACTGCGGCGGCATCCGTAACGGTAAAAAGCTGAAAGCTGTGGTGGCCGGTGGCTCGTCAGTTCCCATTCTGCCCGCCAACCTAATCCTCAAAACCGCCAAAGACGAGCCCCGTCTGATGAGCTACGAATCGCTTGCCGATGGTGGTTTTGCCACCGGCACCATGCTGGGTTCGGGCGGATTTATTGTGATGGACGAAACAGCCAGCATTGTGAAAAACCTGTGGAATTTCACCCGTTTCTACCACCACGAAAGCTGCGGCCAGTGTTCGCCCTGCCGCGAAGGCACCGGCTGGATGGAAAAAGTGCTGCACCGCATTGTGGAAGGCCACGGCAAGAAGGAAGATGTGGATCTGCTGTGGGACATACAGAGCAAGATCGACGGTAAAACCATTTGCCCGCTTGGCGATGCGGCCTCGTGGCCGGTAGCTTCGGCTATCCGTCACTTCCGCGCCGAATTTGAGGAATACATCAACAATCCCTCGTCGATCAAAGACGAAAAACACTACTACAACCTGCGCAATGAGAAAGCGCCGGTTGCCTAA
- the nuoK gene encoding NADH-quinone oxidoreductase subunit NuoK — MPLQWYITLSALLFGLGVLGVLFRRNAIVILMCIEMMLNAVNLLLVAFSAHHSDPHAQVFVFFVMAVAAAEVAVGLAILIAIYRNTRTTDIDFLNQLKH, encoded by the coding sequence ATTCCGCTTCAGTGGTACATTACGCTAAGTGCGCTGCTCTTCGGGCTGGGTGTGCTGGGTGTGTTGTTCCGCCGCAATGCCATTGTTATTCTGATGTGCATTGAAATGATGCTTAATGCGGTAAACCTGCTGCTGGTTGCCTTCTCGGCCCACCACAGCGATCCGCACGCTCAGGTGTTTGTGTTTTTTGTAATGGCGGTAGCCGCGGCAGAAGTGGCTGTGGGGCTCGCCATTCTCATTGCCATTTACCGCAACACACGCACCACAGATATTGATTTCCTGAACCAGCTCAAACACTAA